DNA sequence from the Caulobacter segnis genome:
AATCGCTGCAGCGCCTGCCGGGCGTCTCGATCGACCGCGAGAACGGCGAAGGCCGCACCATCACCGTGCGCGGCCTGGGCAGCGACTTCACCCGCGTCCGCCTGAACGGCCTGGAAGCCCTGTCGACGGCCGGTCCGTCGAACTCGGGCGACAGCGCCAACCGCTCGCGCGGCTTCGACTTCAACACCTTCGCCTCGGAGCTGTTCAGCGCCCTGAAGGTCCAGAAGACCGCCTCGGCCGAGACCGACGAAGGCTCGCTGGGCGCCACGGTCGACCTGGAGACCGGCAAGCCGCTGAACTTCAAGGGCCGTCGCCTGGCCCTGTCGGTGCAGGACGCCTACTACAAGAACGGCGGCACCCACTCGCCGCGTTTCGCCGGCCTCTATTCGGACCGCTGGGAAACCAATTGGGGCGACTTCGGCGCCCTGTTCTCGGTCGCTTACAATAAGCGCAACCAGATCATTGACAGCTACCAGCGCCAGGCTGGCCAGTCGGACTACACCTACCGCCAGGCCACGTTCCTGGGCACGGGCTCGACCACCGCGACGCCGCGTCGCCAGGGCTTCGCCGCCCCGACCGGAACCTCGTGCAACAACGGCGTGATCCCGGGCGTCAACATCACTAACGCCGCTGTCTGCTCGGCCCTGACCGGCTCGAACCCGACCGCCTACAACCTGGTCAACAACCCCTCCAGCGCCACGGTCGTCGGCTCGGGCATCACCGCCCCCGGCGCCCTGACCCGCATCCCGGCCCTGGCCACGCTGAACCAGCAGGACCTGGACCAGAAGCGCACGGGCCTGACCGGCGCCGTGCAATGGCGCCCGACCAGCCGCACCACCATCTCGCTGGACTGGGTCTATTCGGAACTGGAGCAATCGTCGGTCAACTACCAGGTCCAGACCGTCGGCCTGAATCGCAACAACACCAACGCCGCCCTGAACACCATCACCGCCGGCGACACCGCCGCGGCCAAGCGCGCCCTCTACGCCAGCTGCACGGCCCGCGCCGCCAGCGCGATCCAGGACGCCATCGACTGCGGCCAGTCGATGAACGGCGGCGCGCTCGTCTCGGGCATGAGCAACAGCTACAACCCGTACAACCTCGACCCGTACGACTACTACAACAACCCGGGCTCGGTCGGTTACGTGGCCGACCCGACCGGCACGGCGATGCTGACCCAGTTCATTGGCCGCCCGTCGGTCAAGTTGATCGACGCCGCGTTGTCGCCCACCGGCGCCAACGCCGACTACCTGAAGCTGGGTAATGTCGACCTGCGCTCGGCCGCCGACGCCTCGTTCTTCACGACCTATTTCCGCCAGTCGTCGCTGAAGCTGGACCACGAGTTCAACGACAACCTGTCGATGACCGCCGTCTACGGTAAGTCCTCGTCGAACAACAAGACCCAGGGCCTGCTGGCGGACTTCATCCGCCTAGACAGCGGCCAGGGCGTGGCCGGCAACGACTACGTCACCTATGACGCGCGCGGCGGCGGCGACATGCCGGTCCTGAACCTGGGCTTCGACGCCACCCAAGCCAGCGCCTGGGACTTCGTGAAGGGCTACTCGGCCCTGCGGAACTACCAGCGCTATACGCGCAACGACTACGAGACCATGCGCGTCGACTTCAAGTACCACCTGGACAACAGCACGGACGTCAAGTTCGGCATCAGCCAGCGCAAGTACGGCTTCGGCACCTCGGAATATCGCCGCCTGACCGGCGAGACCCTGAACCCCAGCCTGAAGGAAGCCGGCTCGAACGTCGCGGCCGTCAGCAAGGTCATCAACTGGGGCACGGGCCTGAACGTCCCGGCCGGCACCACGACCGCCTTCCTGGCGCCCGACCTGAAGAAGATGACCGAGCTGTTCGGCTTCGACTGCAACTGCATCAACAAGTACGGCGACTGGCGCCTGTCGTATCTGGCCAGCGCGGCCAACCGCTATTCGGTCGACGAGAAGGACACCAGCGCCTACGTCCAGTTCGACTTCGACACCGAATTCCTGGGTCGCGAACTGCGCGGCAACGTTGGCACGCGCTACGCCCTGACCGAGGTCGACTCGGACGGCCTGACCAACACCTCGCGCCCGATCTCGGGCTCGAATAAGTACCACGACATCCTGCCGTCGATGAACGTGTCGTACGAGGTCTATGACAACCTGCTGCTGCGCTTCGGCGCGGCCAAGGTCATGGCCCGTCCGCTGCTGTCGAACCTGGCGCCGAACGTGACCTCGATCAGCGTGCCGTCCAACGGCGCCACGGTCGGTGGCTCGCTGACGGTCGGCAATCCGAAGCTGGATCCGTTCCGCGCGACCAACCTGGACCTGTCGCTGGAATGGTACTTCGCGCCGGGCGCCCTGGTCTCGGTGGCCGTGTTCAACAAGGACATCTCGAGCTTCCCGCAGACCCTGGTGTCGTCGGCCAGCCTGAGCTCGTTCATGGACGCCGACGCCATCGCGGCCCTGCGCGCGGCCCAGACCAACCCGCAGGCGATCGCCTATATCGACAACAACAACCCGTTCGACGTCCGCCAGTTCGGCAACGCGCCGGGCGGCTACATCCGCGGCATCGAGTTCAACTACCAGCAGAACCTGACGTTCCTGCCCTGGTACTTCAAGAACCTGGGCGTCCAGTTCAACGCCACCCACCTGGAGTCGGAACTCGAGTACATCGTCACCCCCGCCAACGCCCGCCTGAACCAGGCGGCGGTCACCGCCAAGGGTCCGTTCACGGGCGCCTCGCCGGACGCCTTCAACTTCACGGTCTTCTACGAGGTCGAGAAGTTCAGCGTGCGCCTGTCGTCGGCCTACCGCGCCAAGTACCGGACGCAGTACCCGATCGCGACCGGCACCTGCGAGCCGGGCTTCTGCGACTCGCCGCTGGTCAACGACTTCCTGGGCAACAGCAGCACGTTCAACCTGGACGGCTCGATGACCTACAAGTTCAACAAGTACATGACCCTGTCGGTCGACGCCCTGAACCTGACGAACCAGGCCGAGAACCGCTGGGCCTACCAGAACGACCCGGTCGCCACGCGCTACGCCGCCGTGGGCCGCTCGATCTTCGCCGGCATCCGATTCGTCTACTGACCGATCTAAGCGTTACTTCCTCCCAACGCTTGAACTGGGGCCGCGTCATCGACGCGGCCCTTTCTTTTTGCCGCCGGCCCGCCGCCAAGGCCGCGCCCTCTCGCCGCACATAAGTAAGTAGTTTATGACTTAACTACAGGCGCCGCCGCTCGTGGATGGCGCGTGTCGAGGCGCCCGCGCGGGAATGACGGCGCGGGGGCGGTTGCCGGCGGGGGCTTTCGAGTCTCTCCTGCTATCCCTGGTGTCTCGGCGATCAGAACGTACGGGGGTCGAATCGAAGGTGGCGGACGCGGTCGACATCGGAGGCTTGCTCGGTATTCGGGCCAAGGCGCGCTGCGACCTGCTGGGCGCCCCGCCCTACAGCGAGGCCGAGGGCCAGCTGACCAGGCGGTTCCTCACCTCCGCGCACGAAGCCGCCCTCGAGACCCTGTCCAGCTGGATGGCCGACGCCGGCATGAGCGTCCGCCGCGACGCCGCCGCCAACCTGATCGGTCGCTACGAGGGCGAGCGCCCGGGCGCCAAGGCGCTGATCATCGGCTCTCATATCGACAGCGTGCGCAACGGCGGGCGCTATGACGGCCCGCTCGGGATCATGCTGGGCGTCGACGTGGTCGAGGCGCTGCGCGCCGCCGGCCGCCGCCTGCCCTTCGCGATCGAGGTCGTGGCGTTCGGCGACGAGGAAGGCTCACGCTTTCCCGCCTCGATGAGCTGCAGCCGCGCCATCGCCGGGACGCTGGACGCCATGGCCCTGGAGATGAAGGACGCCGAGGGCGTGTCGGTGGCGCAAGCGTTGACGGCGTTCGGCGGCGATCCGGCCGGCATCGCCTCGGCCGCCCGCAAGCCCGAGGACGTGCTGGCCTTCCTGGAGGCGCATATCGAGCAGGGCCCAGTGCTGGAAGCCGAGGGCCTGGCCCTGGGCGTCGTCACCGCCATCGCCGCCCAGAAGCGGCTGATGGTCAGGATCATCGGGACCGCCGGCCATGCCGGCACCACGCCGATGAACCTGCGCAAG
Encoded proteins:
- a CDS encoding TonB-dependent receptor; its protein translation is MQIRSTHRRACALLAQTSLGALTVAAALSLTTGAALAQEQAAPAPAADPAAAPAPAEAAPEESTVDAIVVTGYRAAVQSALNLKRNSNTMVDAINADDIADFPDANLAESLQRLPGVSIDRENGEGRTITVRGLGSDFTRVRLNGLEALSTAGPSNSGDSANRSRGFDFNTFASELFSALKVQKTASAETDEGSLGATVDLETGKPLNFKGRRLALSVQDAYYKNGGTHSPRFAGLYSDRWETNWGDFGALFSVAYNKRNQIIDSYQRQAGQSDYTYRQATFLGTGSTTATPRRQGFAAPTGTSCNNGVIPGVNITNAAVCSALTGSNPTAYNLVNNPSSATVVGSGITAPGALTRIPALATLNQQDLDQKRTGLTGAVQWRPTSRTTISLDWVYSELEQSSVNYQVQTVGLNRNNTNAALNTITAGDTAAAKRALYASCTARAASAIQDAIDCGQSMNGGALVSGMSNSYNPYNLDPYDYYNNPGSVGYVADPTGTAMLTQFIGRPSVKLIDAALSPTGANADYLKLGNVDLRSAADASFFTTYFRQSSLKLDHEFNDNLSMTAVYGKSSSNNKTQGLLADFIRLDSGQGVAGNDYVTYDARGGGDMPVLNLGFDATQASAWDFVKGYSALRNYQRYTRNDYETMRVDFKYHLDNSTDVKFGISQRKYGFGTSEYRRLTGETLNPSLKEAGSNVAAVSKVINWGTGLNVPAGTTTAFLAPDLKKMTELFGFDCNCINKYGDWRLSYLASAANRYSVDEKDTSAYVQFDFDTEFLGRELRGNVGTRYALTEVDSDGLTNTSRPISGSNKYHDILPSMNVSYEVYDNLLLRFGAAKVMARPLLSNLAPNVTSISVPSNGATVGGSLTVGNPKLDPFRATNLDLSLEWYFAPGALVSVAVFNKDISSFPQTLVSSASLSSFMDADAIAALRAAQTNPQAIAYIDNNNPFDVRQFGNAPGGYIRGIEFNYQQNLTFLPWYFKNLGVQFNATHLESELEYIVTPANARLNQAAVTAKGPFTGASPDAFNFTVFYEVEKFSVRLSSAYRAKYRTQYPIATGTCEPGFCDSPLVNDFLGNSSTFNLDGSMTYKFNKYMTLSVDALNLTNQAENRWAYQNDPVATRYAAVGRSIFAGIRFVY
- a CDS encoding allantoate amidohydrolase — its product is MADAVDIGGLLGIRAKARCDLLGAPPYSEAEGQLTRRFLTSAHEAALETLSSWMADAGMSVRRDAAANLIGRYEGERPGAKALIIGSHIDSVRNGGRYDGPLGIMLGVDVVEALRAAGRRLPFAIEVVAFGDEEGSRFPASMSCSRAIAGTLDAMALEMKDAEGVSVAQALTAFGGDPAGIASAARKPEDVLAFLEAHIEQGPVLEAEGLALGVVTAIAAQKRLMVRIIGTAGHAGTTPMNLRKDPGPAAAECMLALERICRAGTGGLVGTVGRMTALPGAFNVIPGAVEFSMDIRAETSATRDEAVITVSAEIHAIAAKRGLKAEIQLMQALAESPCDPSLMGLLEEALADLSLSPRRLPSGAGHDAMVMADLCPVAMLFIRCEGGISHNPAEAVTEADCALAAQAMLHFIDKLERRERA